The Streptomyces laurentii region TCGGCCCGGTGGAACGGGATCAGGTACACCGCCATGACCGGCAGCCCCTCGGGACCGGGCACCTTCTCCCGTACGACCCCTTCGGGGTCCTCCGCCAGCCGGCCCAGGCACTCGATGACCAGGCCCGTGTCCACCTGGAGCAGCTTCACCGCGTCCGCGATCAGCCGCTCCTCCGGCAGGAAGCAGTGCCCCTGGTCGGCGGACTGCGACAGCGCGTACTGGAGCCCGGCGCACACCCGGTCGGGACTGTCGTGCGGGATGCCGACGGCCTGGGCGATCCGGTCGGCGGTGAGGAAGCCGATGCCCCAGACGTCGGCGGCGAGCCGGTAGGGCTGGTTCTTGACGACGGAGATCGAGGCGTCCCCGTACTTCTTGTAGATGCGGACGGCGATGGAGGTGGAGACGCCGACGCCCTGCAGGAAGACCATCACCTCCTTGATCGCCTTCTGCTCCTCCCAGGCCGCGCCGATCAGCTTCGTGCGCTTGGGGCCGAGCCCGGGCACCTCGACGAGCCGCTTCGGCTCGGTCTCGATGACGTCGAGGGTGTCCGTGCCGAAGTGGTCGACGATGCGCTCGGCGATCCGGGGGCCGATGCCCTTGATGAGGCCGGAGCCGAGGTAGCGGCGGATGCCCTGGATGGTGGCGGGCAGGACGGTGGTGAAGTTCTCGCAGGTGAACTGCCGGCCGTACTGCGGATGCGAGCCCCAGCGGCCCTCCAGGCGCAGCGACTCCCCCGGCTGGGCGCCGAGCAGCGACCCGACGACCGTCAGCAGGTCGCCGGAGCCGCGGCCGGTGTCCACGCGGGCGACGGTGTAGCCGGTCTCCTCGTTGGCGTAGGTGATCCGCTCCAGGACCCCGGTGATCACTGTCAGGCTGGGCGTCGTCGGGTGGGACATGCACTGACGGTAGCGAAGCCCTCGGACAGCGCGCGGGGCCTGTGGACAACTCGGGGTCAGTGGGGGGATGTCCAGGGCGGGACCCAGGTGCCGGTGGTCGCGGGGCCCGGGGCCGCGGTCTCCAGATGGGCGCGGAGGGCGGTCAGGGCCGGGTGCGGGTTGTCGCGGTGCCACAGCAGCGAGTGCGGGTAGACGGGCGTGGGGTCGGTCACCGGGATCCGGCGCAGGTCGTGGCCGGTGGGCCAGACGAGACGGGTCTGCTCGCTCATGAAGGTGGCCAGGGCCGGGGTGTCGGCGATGGTGTCGAGGAGCGCGTCGGAGCCGAAGTTGGGGCCGGTCGACTCGATGGTGAGGCCGTACGCGGCGACGAGGTCGGCGTAGTAGGCGGCCCACTCGGTCCCGGGGACGACGCCGGGCATCCAGATCCGGTGCCCGGCCAGCTCGGCGAGCGGCACCGAGCGGACGTGCGCGAGGGCGTGGGCGGGGCCGGTGAGGAGCTGGAGGGGCTCGTCGAGGACGCGGACGGACACGATGTCGGCGGGGAGCGGCCGGCCGGGCTCGCCGACGGCCCGGAAGGTCGCGTCGAGGGTGCCGGAGCGGAGGGCGGCGATTGCCTCGTCGATGTCGAACAGTTTCAGGACGTCGAGCTCGATGTCGGGGTGCCGCCGGTGGAAGTCGCGCATGAGGCCCGAGGCGGCGCCGCGCAGATTGATCACGTCGACGCGCAGGGGACGGCGGCCGACGCGGACGGACGCGACCGCGCGGTCGGCGACCCGCAGCAGTTCGCGCGCGTGGGGCAGGAAAGCCCGCCCGTCGATGGTCAGCTCGGCGCCGCGCGGCGTACGGGTGAACAGCCGTACGCCGAGTCCGCGCTCCAGCGCGGCGACGCGCTTGGAGACGGCCTGCTGGCTGACCGCCAGCTCGGCGGCGGCTTCCTGGAAGCGCCCCGTGTCGGCGGCGGCGACGAAGGTCCGGACGGTGTCGAGATCCATGCGGACACTGTAGGGGCACAACTGTTGGTTGTAGCCCGGGCGCCTTTTGGTTGTTTGATCCCTGGTGGTGCCGCTCGCTTGGATGGCTCCGATCGCGGATCGGTTGTACGGGTGAGCGGCGAGAGGGGTCGTGCGTGAGCGGCGGGCAAGGGCGGGGGCCGGCGCGGGGCGGGGACCGGGACCGGGACCGGGGCCAGGGCTGGGGCGGGGGCCAGGGCTGGGGCGGCGGTTCGGGTGGCTCTGGGCGGCGTACGGGACCAGCGCGCTCGGTACGTGGCTCGCGTTCGGCGCGCTGCCGCTGATCGCCATCCAGGTGCTGGACGCCGGTCCGGCCCGGGTCGCCGCGCTGTCCTCCGTGGGGGCGGCGGTGGGCGCGGTGGTGGCGGTGCCGCTCGGCCCGTGGGTGGAGTTCCGGCGCAAGCGGCCGGTGCTGATCGGCCTGGACCTGGCGCGGTGCGCGGCGCTGCTGACGATCCCGGTCGCGTACGCGCTCGGGGTGCTCACCTTCGTCCAGCTGCTGCTGGTGTCCGTCGTCGTCGCGGCGGCCGACATCGGCTTCCGGGCCGCCTCCGGCGCGTATCTGAAGACCCTCCTTCCGGCCGGGGACCTGCTCGTCGCCAACGCCCGGTTCGAGTCCACGGCCTGGACGACCACGATCGTCGGGCCGCCGCTGGGCGGTGTGGCGATCGGGCTGCTCGGGCCGGTGGCGACGGTGGTCGCCGACGCGGTCAGCTATCTGCTCTCGGCGCTCGGCATCCGCGCGATCGGGAACGGGGACGGGAGCGGGGAGGCCCGGCCGGTGAGACGTGCCGAAGACGCACGGATGCGGGCGGGGGACCTGCTCGACGGGTGGCGGTACATCCTCGCCGACCCGACCCTGCGGCCGCTGTTCCTCCACACCGCCGTCTTCAACGGTCTGGTGATGGCCACGGAACCCCTGCTGGCCGTCCTGATGCTGGGCCGGCTCGGCTTCACCCCGTGGCAGTACGGATTCGCCTTCGCCGTGCCCGCGATCGGCGGGCTCGTCGGGGCGCGGCTCGCCCGGCCGCTGGCCGCCCGGTTCGGGCAGCACCGGGTCCTGGCCGGGTCCGGGGCGCTGCGCGCGCTCTGGCCGCTCGGCCTCGTCTTCCTGGGGCCGGGGACCGGAGGGCTGCTTCTGGTGATGGGCGTCGAACTGGGGCTGATCTTCTGCTGCGCGGTCTTCAACCCCCTCTCCGCCACCTGCCGGCTTGAACGCACCCCGGCCGACCGGGTGGCCCGCACGCTGACCGCCTGGTCGGTGACGACCAAGGCGACGATCGCGCTCCTGACGGCGGTGTGGGGCGTGCTGGGCACGCTGCTCGGCCCCCGGACCGCACTCGGGGTGGCCGGCCTGCTCGTCCTGGCGACCCCGCTGCTGCTCCCGCGCCGGGCGGCGGCCCTCCCCGTCGAGCCGGGCACCGAACCGGGTGCCGAACCAGGCACCGAACCGAGCGCGGAGCCGGGTGCCGCGCACGACCCGGCGCCGGGCCGCACCTGAGGGAAGGGGCGGCCCGGCGCCGGGAGTCGGAAGGGGTCCGCGCGCGGACCCGGCCGGTGGCGGTCAGACCGCCAGGAAGGCTCCGAGCGTCTCTTCCAGAACCTCCACGCCGTCCCGCTCCCACAGCTCGTCATTGAAGAGTTCGACCTCGACCGGGCCGGTGTAGCCCGCCTCGGCGACCCGCGCGCACCACGCCGCCAGGTCGATCGCGCCGGTGCCCAGCTGGCCGCGCCCGTTGAGCACGCCGGCCGGCAGCGGGGTGGTCCAGTCGGCGAGCTGGAAGGAGTGGATCCGGCCCGCCGCGCCCGCCCGGGCGACGGCGGCGGGGGCCCGGTCGTCCCACCACAGGTGGTACGTGTCGACGACCACGCCGACCTGGTCGGCCGGGAACTCCTCGGCGATCGCCAGCGCCTGGTCCAGGGTGGACACGGCGCAGCGGTCGGAGGCGAACATCGGGTGCAGCGGCTCGATGGCGAGCCGGACACCGCGCTGGGCCGCGTACGGGGCGAGCTCCCCGATCGCGTCGGCGATCCGGGCCCGGGCGGCGGACAGGTCACGGCTGCCGGCCGGGAGTCCGCCGGAGACCAGGACGAGGGTGTCGGTGCCGAGGACCACGCACTCGTCGATGGCTTCGCGGTTGCTCTCCAGCCACGCGTCGCCGGTGAAGAATCCGCCCCGGCACAGGGTGGTGACGGCGAGCCCGGCGTCCCGGACGAGCCGGGCAGCGGCCTCGACGCCGTACTCCTGGACCGGTTCGCGCCACAGCCCGATGCCCGGGATGCCGAGCCGGATGCAGTGGGCGGCCAGGGCGGGCAGCGGGAGCTGCTTGACGGTCATCTGGTTGATGCTGAAGCGGTCGAGGTTCACTGCGGCACTCCGTACACCGTGAGCAGGGACCGCATCCGGGCCTCGGCGAGCGACGGATCGGGGAACAGGCCGAGTCCGTCGGCGAGTCGGTACGCGTGGGCGAGGTGCGGCAGCGAGCGCGCGGACTGCAGGCCGCCGACCATCGCGAAGTGGTCCTGGTGGCCGGCGAGCCAGGCGAGGAAGACGACGCCCGTCTTGTAGAAGCGGGTCGGGGATTCGAAGAGATGACGGGAGAGCGCGACGGTCGGGTCGAGGAGTGTGCGGAAGCCCTCGATGCCCTGGGTGCCTCCGGTGTCGAGGACGCGGACCGCCTGCGCCGCCAGCGGGCCGAGCGGGTCGAAGATGCCGAGCAGCGCGTGGCTGAAGCCCTGCTCGTCGCCCGCGATCAGCTCGGGGTAGTGGAAGTCGTCGCCGGTGTAGCAGCGCACCCCGGCGGGGAGCCGGCGGCGCAGTTCGACCTCGCGGCGGGCGTCCAGCAGGGAGATCTTGATGCCGTCGACCTTGTCCGGGTGGGCGGCGATGACCTCCAGGAAGGTCTCGGTGGCGGCGTCGAGGTCGGCCGAGCCCCAGTAACCGTCGAGGGCCGGGTCGAACATCGGGCCCAGCCAGTGCAGGATCACCGGCTCGGCGGCCTGCCGCAGCAGATGGCCGTAGACCTCCAGGTAGTCCTCGGGGCCGGACGCGGCGGCGGCCAGGGCGCGCGAGGCCATGAGGATGGCCTGGGCACCGGACTCCTCGACGACGGCGAGCTGTTCCTCGTACGCCCGGCGGATCGCCGCGAGGTCGGCGGGCGCGTCGGGGCCGAGCTGGTCGGTGCCGACGCCGCAGGCGATGCGGCCGCCGACGGCCTTGGCCTCGGCGCCGGAGCGGCGGATCAGCTCGGCCGCCCCCGCCCAGTCCAGGCCCATGCCGCGCTGCGCGGTGTCCATCGCCTCGGCGACGCCGAGCCCGTGCGACCACAGGTGGTGGCGGAAGGCGAGGGTGGCGTCCCAGTCGAGGGCGGCGGGCCCGTCCGGGGCGACGTCGGCGCACGGGTCGGCGACGACGTGCGCGGCGGAGAAGACGGTACGGGAGGTCAGCGGGCCGGTCCCGGCCGGCCCGCGGGGTTCGGCGCGCGGCTCGTACGCCCGGAGGCCGGCGCCGTCCCGCTGCGGAAGGAAGAGGGTCACAGGGTCACCTCGGGGACGTCGAGACGGCGGCCCTCGGCGGCGGAGCGCAGGCCGAGTTCGGCGAGCTGCACGCCGCGGGCGCCCGCGAGCAGGTCCCAGTGGTACGACTCTCCGAGGTAGACGTGGCGCAGGAAGAGTTCCCACTGCGCCTTGAAGCCGTTGTCGAACTCGGCGTTGTCCGGCACTTCCTGCCACTGGTCGCGGAAGGATTCTCCGGCGCCGAGCGGGATGTCCGGGTTCCAGACCGGCTTGGGCGTGGCGGAGCGGTGCTGGACGCGGCAGCCGCGCAGTCCGGCGACGGCCGAGCCGTGGGTGCCGTCGACCTGGAACTCGACGAGTTCGTCGCGGTTGACGCGGACCGCCCAGGAAGAGTTGATCTGGGCGATGGCGCCGCCCTCCAGCTGGAAGATGCCGTACGCGGCGTCGTCGGCGGTCGCCTCGTACGCCTCGCCCCGCTCGTCCCAGCGGCGCGGGATGTGGGTGGCGACCTGGGCGGTGACGGAGGTGACCCGGCCGAAGAGTTCGTGGAGCACGTACTCCCAGTGCGGGAACATGTCGACGACGATGCCGCCGCCGTCCTCGGAGCGGTAGTTCCAGCTGGGGCGCTGGGCCTCCTGCCAGTCGCCCTCGAAGACCCAGTAGCCGAACTCTCCGCGCACGGAGAGGATCTCGCCGAAGAAGCCGCCGTCGATGAGCCGCTTCAGCTTGCGCAGACCCGGCAGGAAGAGCTTGTCCTGGACGACGCCGTGCCGGATCCCCTTGGCCTCGGCGAGCCGGGCGAGTTCGAGGGCGCCGGCCAGGTCGGCGGCGGTGGGCTTCTCGGTGTAGACGTGCTTGCCCGCCGCGATGGCCTTGGTGAGCGCGTCGACGCGGGCGGAGGTCACCTGCGCGTCGAAGTAGACGTCGATCGTGTCGTCGGCGAGGACGGCGTCGAGGTCGGTCGACCACTCGGTGAGCCCGTGGCGCTCGGCGAGCGCGCGCAGGGCGTGCTCGCGGCGGCCGACGAGCACCGGCTCGGGCCACAGGACCTCGCCGTTGCCGAGGTCGAGACCGCCCTGCTCGCGCAGCGCGAGGATCGAGCGGACGAGGTGCTGGCGGTAGCCCATGCGCCCGGTGACGCCGTTCATGGCGATGCGGACGGTCCTGCGAGTCACGGTGGTTCCTCTCCCCGGCGGGCGGCGCGCTCGGTCCACGACCGATAGAAAGCGCTTTCTGTCCGGCATGACGCTAGCCTGCCGACATCACCGTCGACAAGGGCCCGGAGGTTCGTACGCGATGACCGTCACCCTGGCGGAGGTGGCCGCCCGCGCGGGGGTCTCCCCCGCGACCGTCTCCCGCGTGCTCAACGGCAACTACCCGGTCGCCGCCGCCACCCGCGAGCGCGTGCTGCGCGCGGTCGACGAGCTGGACTACGTTCCCAACGGCCCGGCCAGCTCGCTCGCCGCCGCCACCTCCGACCTGGTCGGCATCCTGGTCAACGACATCGCCGACCCGTTCTTCGGGATCATGGCGGGGGCCGCGCAGAGCGCCCTGGGCGAGGACGCGGCAGGGCGGGCCGGGGGCACGGGCTCGGGGGCACCGGGGCCGGGGCCGGTTCCGGGAAACTGGCCGTGGTCTGCAACACCGGCGGCTCCCCCGAGCGCGAACTGACCTACCTCACCCTGCTCCAGCGCCAGCGCGCCGCCGCCGTGATCCTCACCGGCGGCTCCCTGGAGGACGACGCGCACCAGGCGGCGGTGACCGCCAAGCTGACGCGGCTCGCCGAGGCCGGGACCCGGGTGGTGCTGTGCGGGCGGCCCCCGCTGGGGGACGCCGCGGAGCCGGACGCCGGCGGCCCCTCGTTCGCCACGCTCGCCTTCGACAACCTGGCCGGGGCGCGCCGGCTCACCGGGCATCTGCTCGCGCTCGGACACCGGCGGATCGGTTACGTCGCGGGGCCGGCCGACCGGACGACGACCCGGCACCGCCTCGAAGGCCACCGCGCGGCCCTGCGTGCCGCCGGGATCGCCGAGGGGCCCACGGCACACGGTCCGTACGACCGCGCCTCCGGATACCGCGCCACCCTCGAACTCCTGGCCTCCGAACCGGACTTGACGGCCATCGTCGCGGCCAATGACACCGTCGCGCTCGGCGTCTGCGCGGCGCTGCGCGAGCGGGGCCTCGACATCCCGGGCGACGTCTCGGTGGCGGGCTTCGACGACCTGCCGTTCTCGGTGGACGTGGTGCCCGCGCTGACCACCGTGCGGCTGCCGCTGTACGAGGCGGGCGCGCGGGCCGGGCGGCTCGCGCTGGGCGCGGAACCGGCCCCGCCGGGCGGCCTCGCGGCGATCCCGGCGGAGCTGGTGGTACGCGGGACGACGGCGCCGCCCCGGGGGTGAGGGGACCTCGACCACCTGGGGCGGGCAACCGCGACCGCCCGCGCGCGGTCACCGGGGCCGGTAGGACGTGACCCGTACGGAGACGGTGACCCGGCCGGGCAGGAGGGCCTCCTCGCTCAGGTCCGCAGGGTTCACATGGCGTGCGCTCGGCGTCATCCCCACCAGGTCCAGCACCTCCGGCCCGGCCAACTCCAGTGCGTACTCCACCTGTTCGGTGACCGTGGCGGCGAAGCAGGGGTCCAGCGCCCGGTGCAGCCGCTGTTCCTTGGCGGGGTCGACGGAGACCATCGCGGGGACACGGCCGCGCAGTTCGGCCAGGTGGCGTTCGGTGGGGCGGACCACGATCAGCCGGCCGGCGGGACGGAGTATCCGGCGGAACTCGGCGGGATTGCGCGGGGCGAACACGTCCAGCACCACGTCGGCGACCCCGTCGGCCAGCGGGAAGGGGCGGAAGACGTCCCAGGTCGCCGCCGCGGCCCGCTCGTGAGCCCGGGCCGCCGCGCGCAGCGCGCGTGCCGACGTGTCCAGGCCCAGACCGCGAGCGCCGGGCAGCCGGTCGAGCACGCCGGCCAGGTAGTAGCCCGTGCCGCACCCGACGTCCACGACCGTGCCCCGCTCGGGCACGGCGTCGGCCGCCGGACGGGCCACGGCCCGAAGGATCGGCGCGTAACCGCCGGTGGCCAGGAAGCGCTCCCGGGCCTGGACCATGGCGGCGTCGTCGCCGCTGGTGGCGCGGGCGCCCGTCAGGAGGCCGGCGTAGCCGTGGCGGGCGAGGTCGAAGGTGTGGCCCGCCGGACAGCGCAGCGCGCCGCGGTCGGGGCGCAGACGGCGGGTCCGGCACGCCGGGCAGCGCAGCAGATCGAGGAACAGTCCGAGGGCAGGGGGGAACGACACGGGCACGAGGCACTCCTGGCAAGGCCGAAGGGAAGAGACCGTGCCTGGACGCGCGCACAGGACATCACCGCCCCGGGAAGCGACGGGCGGTGTCAGAGAGGTGATTCGCGCGGCAGGCACACCGAGGAGGGCGATGCCGTCCGGCGTCGCCCTCGATGTCTTCCGATCAGAGGAAGCAGCAGTGCGGGGTGCTCATGAATGCCACGCCAGGAGTCTACGACGCCCGGCGAAACCCCCTCGCGCGCACCGGAGCCGACCGGCCCGGGGACCCGCTCTCCTGCGACTGCTCGCCGCTTCGGCAGCCACGCTCGGCCCCCGCCCCACCCGTGGCCGCCGCCCGAGAGACCCGCTCTAGTAGTAGCGGCTCATGATCTCGGTGGCCCACGCGGGCTGGGCGGTCTCGCCCTGGGGGCCGAACTCGGCCATGTACGGCTTGAGATCGAGGACGGGGGTGCCGTCGACCGCGTCCAGGCCCTGGACATGGACGTCGAGGCCGGTGACGCGGAGCAGGCGGCAACGGGAGACGCCGAGCCGGTTCGGGCGGTTCTTCCCGCGCTGGGCGAAGATGCCGACGAGCGGCCAGTCGGTGTTGCCGCGCGGATGGCGGGCGCCGGTCTCCACCCGGTCCTCGGGCACCCGGTCGAAGTGGTAGACGACTTCGAGATGCGAGAAGGCGTCGAGGCCGGCCAGGGCCTCGGGGCCGAAGCGCTCGGCGTCGAGCCGGATGACGGCGGTGACGCCGGCCCACGCGTCGTCGCGGACCTCGGTCCGGCCGCCGACGACATGGCCGACCGGATGCGTGACGATGCCGTCGGAGTGCCGCATGGGTTCCTTCTCCTCCAAGCCGGTGGGAACGGATCGGGCCGGGACCTCAGGCCAGGCCGGTCGCGGCCAGGACCGCCGTCACGGTCTCCTCGACCGTCTGGTCCGCGTTGTCGATCCAGACGCCCTCCCCGGACAGTTCGGCGCGCATCGCCTCGTCGAGAAAGGACCAGTCGGTGGTGAGCCGCTTACTGCGGGCGTTGTTGCGTTCCCAGGCCCGCACCGGGCCCGGGGCCAGGACGACCAGGTGGAACGGGGCCGCCGCCGGGGCGTGTTCCCGGTAGAAGTCGAGGTGCGAGCGGCGGACCACCACGTCGTCGACGACCGGGACGAAGCCGGCACCGACGTAACTGCCCGCCAGCAGGCAGGCGTTGCGGGCCCGCAGCAGGATCTGCCGGTCGGCCTCCGGGTCGTCGCCGTCCGGGCCGGGCCACCGGCCGCCCCGGACGATCATCTCCTGGAGTGCGTCCACCTCGATGCGCGCGGAGCGGTCGAACCGCGCCGCGAGGGCCGCCCCCACCGTGGTCTTGCCGCTGCCCGGGATACCGGTCAGGAGCACCACGCCGGGCGCGGGCTCGGGGGTGTCGACGGCGATGCCGGCGAAGGAGAAGGTCATGCGGGGCCTTTCAGCGCCGTACGGATCAGAGGGGCTGCACGCAGTATCCGGGTTTCCCGGCGCCGGGGCTCAGATATTCCGCCCGGAGGAGGTAGTCGGACGGGCCGCAGGACGGCTCGGCGGCGACCCGGTACTCGGCGCGCGGCGAGGCGCAGTCCACCTTCAGCAGGTCCTGGTCGGGCCACTGGGCCTCGTTGCGGACGCAGTCGCCTTCCGACAGCCCGTGCGCCGCGACGGTGCCGGCGCCGCCGCCCGCTCCGTAACTCCCGTCGTCCGGCTTGTCGTTGTCCGTGAACATGCCGATCAGGATGAGCGTCGCGAGCCCGGCCACGACCAGGGCCATGGGCGCGAGGATCACCATGGCGGGCCAGCGGTGCAGGACGCGCCGGCCGGGGTCGAGGGGCGGGCGCTGGGCGCCGTACGGCTCGGGCAGCCGCTTCAGGGCGACGCGGGGGGCCAGGACGTTGGTGAGCACGATGAAGGGCGTGATGAAGAGCGAGAACGGGCCCCACCAGCCGGCCACCAGCGTCGCGGAGGTCATCTGCCGGTAGACGGCGAGGCCGCACGTCCGGCAGAGGATGGCCCGCCGGGTGAGCGTGCGCATCACGATGAGCATGCCCTGGTGCCCGCGGACGGTCACCCGGGTCGCGGGCTGCGCGCCGCACGCCTCGCACCACAGGGGCGGGGCGCCGTGCGGGGCACCCGCGTGCGGCGGGAAGGGCTGCTGCCCGTACGGCTGACCCTGCGGCGGCTGGGGCTGCGGCTGGGGCTGCGGGGGCCCGAACGCCTGTGGTGGGTAAGGCTGTTGGGGCGGATAGGGCTGCTGCGGTGGGTACGGCTGGGGCGGCTGGGTCATGCGGTGGGTTCCCCGTTCGACGTCGGAACCAGCACCCTAGCTTCCCGCTCCTCCTGGACGTCCCGGACCTCCCCTCGCCGCTCGACCTCCGTGCGCCGCACGGAGGTCAGGGCCACGCCGCCGACGAGCAGGGCCGCCGCGCACCAGCGCAGCGGGCTGATCGACTCGCCCAGGAACAGCGCGGCCGAGGACATGCCGAAGACCGGGACGAGGAGCGAGAACGGCGCCACGGACGAGGCCGGGTGGCGGCGCAGCAGCCAGCCCCAGGCGCCGAAGCCGAAGACGGTGGTGATCCAGGCGACATAGACGATGACGCCGGCTCCGGTCCAGTCGAGCGCCCGCAGCGCGTCGAGGTCCCGCTCCGGTCCTTCGAGCAGCAGCGAGAGGCCGAGCAGCGGCAGGACGGGCACGGTGCTGACCCACACCATGAAGTTGAGCGAGTCCGGCGGGGCGGCCTTGCGGGTGAGGACGTTGGAGACGCCCCAGCACACGGCGGCGGCGATGACGAGGACGAAGCCGGTGAGGGCGCCCGACGCGCCGCCGGTGGCGGAGGCCTCGTCGACGGCGGCGACGGTGATGCCGGCCAGGGCGACGCCCATGCCGATCAGCTTGATCCGGCCGGGGCGCTCGCCGAGGGCGACGAAGGCGAACAGGGCGGTGAAGACCGCCTGGACCTGGAGGACCAGGGAGGACAGGCCTGCCGGGGCGCCCAGGTCCATGCCGGTGAAGAGCAGCCCGAACTTGGCGACGCCGAGGGCGAGTCCGACGCCCACGATCCACTTCCAGGCGACCTTGGGGCGGCCGACGAAGAAGACGGCGGGCAGGGCCGCGACGAGGAAGCGGAGGGCGGAGAAGAGCAGCGGCGGGAAGTGGGCGAGGCCGACCTCGATGACGACGAAATTGACTCCCCAGACGGCGGTGACCAGGGCGGCGAGAGCGATATGGGCGGGGCGCATACGGAGAGGATCACCCGGCGTGACCGTGTAGCACCAGCACGGATTCCTTCATGATTGGATGAAGCATCGCTACATCGTGACCGAGAGGAAGAGGGGCGTACGGTGCTGGATCTGGGACGACTTCGAGCGCTGCACGCCGTGGCCGTGCACGGGACGGTCGGCGCCGCCGCCACCGCGCTCGGCTACACCCCGTCGGCGGTCTCGCAGCAGATCGCCAAGCTGGAACGGGAGACCCGCACGACCCTCCTGGAACGCGAGGGCCGGGGCGTCCGGCTGACCGACGAGGCGCGTCAACTCGCCGACACCGCCGAGCGGTTGCTCGCGCTGGTCGAGGAGGCGGAGGTACGCCTGGAGGAGCGGCGCGGGCTGCCGGCCGGGCGGCTGCGGATCGGCTGCTTCGCGAGTGGCGCGCGCGGCCTGATGCCCCGGGTGCTCGCGGAACTGGCCGCCCGGCACCCGGCGTTGGACGCCCGCCTGTCGGAGGTGGACCCGCATCTGTCGGTGGACCTGGTGGCGCGGGGCGTGCTGGATCTGGCCGTGGCGCACGACTGGGACATCGCGCCGCTGCCGGTG contains the following coding sequences:
- a CDS encoding oxidoreductase (Oxidoreductase family, C-terminal alpha/beta domain; pfam02894;~Oxidoreductase family, NAD-binding Rossmann fold; pfam01408;~Predicted dehydrogenases and related proteins [General function prediction only]; COG0673;~identified by MetaGeneAnnotator; putative;~oxidoreductase [Streptomyces cattleya NRRL 8057 = DSM46488]) — its product is MTRRTVRIAMNGVTGRMGYRQHLVRSILALREQGGLDLGNGEVLWPEPVLVGRREHALRALAERHGLTEWSTDLDAVLADDTIDVYFDAQVTSARVDALTKAIAAGKHVYTEKPTAADLAGALELARLAEAKGIRHGVVQDKLFLPGLRKLKRLIDGGFFGEILSVRGEFGYWVFEGDWQEAQRPSWNYRSEDGGGIVVDMFPHWEYVLHELFGRVTSVTAQVATHIPRRWDERGEAYEATADDAAYGIFQLEGGAIAQINSSWAVRVNRDELVEFQVDGTHGSAVAGLRGCRVQHRSATPKPVWNPDIPLGAGESFRDQWQEVPDNAEFDNGFKAQWELFLRHVYLGESYHWDLLAGARGVQLAELGLRSAAEGRRLDVPEVTL
- a CDS encoding rRNA methyltransferase (23S rRNA methyltransferase A; Provisional; PRK11088;~Methyltransferase domain; pfam08242;~identified by MetaGeneAnnotator; putative;~rRNA methyltransferase [Streptomyces avermitilis MA-4680]), with the translated sequence MPVSFPPALGLFLDLLRCPACRTRRLRPDRGALRCPAGHTFDLARHGYAGLLTGARATSGDDAAMVQARERFLATGGYAPILRAVARPAADAVPERGTVVDVGCGTGYYLAGVLDRLPGARGLGLDTSARALRAAARAHERAAAATWDVFRPFPLADGVADVVLDVFAPRNPAEFRRILRPAGRLIVVRPTERHLAELRGRVPAMVSVDPAKEQRLHRALDPCFAATVTEQVEYALELAGPEVLDLVGMTPSARHVNPADLSEEALLPGRVTVSVRVTSYRPR
- a CDS encoding ribose operon repressor (Ligand binding domain of the LacI tanscriptional regulator family belonging to the type I periplasmic-binding fold protein superfamily; cd06267;~Ribose operon repressor [Streptomyces venezuelae ATCC10712];~Transcriptional regulators [Transcription]; COG1609;~dimerization interface [polypeptide binding];~identified by MetaGeneAnnotator; putative;~ligand binding site [chemical binding]), which gives rise to MVCNTGGSPERELTYLTLLQRQRAAAVILTGGSLEDDAHQAAVTAKLTRLAEAGTRVVLCGRPPLGDAAEPDAGGPSFATLAFDNLAGARRLTGHLLALGHRRIGYVAGPADRTTTRHRLEGHRAALRAAGIAEGPTAHGPYDRASGYRATLELLASEPDLTAIVAANDTVALGVCAALRERGLDIPGDVSVAGFDDLPFSVDVVPALTTVRLPLYEAGARAGRLALGAEPAPPGGLAAIPAELVVRGTTAPPRG
- a CDS encoding lacI-family transcriptional regulator (DNA binding site [nucleotide binding];~Helix-turn-helix (HTH) DNA binding domain of the LacI family of transcriptional regulators; cd01392;~LacI-family transcriptional regulator, partial [Streptomyces pristinaespiralis ATCC25486];~Ligand binding domain of the LacI tanscriptional regulator family belonging to the type I periplasmic-binding fold protein superfamily; cd06267;~Transcriptional regulators [Transcription]; COG1609;~dimerization interface [polypeptide binding];~domain linker motif;~identified by MetaGeneAnnotator; putative;~ligand binding site [chemical binding]) → MTVTLAEVAARAGVSPATVSRVLNGNYPVAAATRERVLRAVDELDYVPNGPASSLAAATSDLVGILVNDIADPFFGIMAGAAQSALGEDAAGRAGGTGSGAPGPGPVPGNWPWSATPAAPPSAN
- a CDS encoding hypothetical protein (identified by MetaGeneAnnotator; putative;~sequence version:1); the encoded protein is MRHSDGIVTHPVGHVVGGRTEVRDDAWAGVTAVIRLDAERFGPEALAGLDAFSHLEVVYHFDRVPEDRVETGARHPRGNTDWPLVGIFAQRGKNRPNRLGVSRCRLLRVTGLDVHVQGLDAVDGTPVLDLKPYMAEFGPQGETAQPAWATEIMSRYY